In Nitratiruptor sp. YY09-18, a single window of DNA contains:
- the hypA gene encoding hydrogenase maturation nickel metallochaperone HypA, which yields MHEYSIVQSMLDLIEENAKKHNATKVERVVVKIGVMSGVEAHLLKIAFDTFKEGTLCSDAELEMIIQPIIAKCRICKKKSRFEKNEIFYECKHCGDVDLDIVDGEDMILMRLDMK from the coding sequence ATGCATGAGTATTCCATAGTGCAAAGCATGCTGGATCTAATTGAAGAGAATGCGAAAAAACATAACGCCACGAAAGTAGAAAGAGTCGTTGTGAAAATTGGTGTCATGAGTGGCGTAGAAGCACATCTTTTAAAGATTGCATTTGATACATTCAAAGAGGGTACACTTTGCAGCGATGCAGAGCTTGAGATGATCATTCAGCCAATTATTGCAAAATGCCGTATATGCAAAAAAAAGAGCCGGTTTGAAAAAAATGAGATATTTTATGAATGCAAACATTGTGGAGATGTAGATTTAGATATTGTCGATGGAGAAGATATGATTCTCATGCGACTTGATATGAAGTAA
- a CDS encoding GatB/YqeY domain-containing protein, producing the protein MSLKEQLQNDLKEAMKAKDTFKRDTIRFLMSAIKQVEVDTRKELSDADIIKIIQKSVKQREEAASQYKEGGREDLYEKEMKEAQILKSYLPKQLGDEELEEKLKNIITEVGATSMKDIGKVMGVATKQLAGVADGKRINQVVKKLLGS; encoded by the coding sequence ATGAGTCTCAAAGAGCAACTGCAAAATGATCTCAAAGAGGCAATGAAAGCAAAAGATACTTTCAAGCGCGACACTATTCGCTTTTTGATGAGTGCTATTAAACAGGTTGAAGTAGATACAAGAAAAGAGTTGAGTGATGCAGACATTATCAAAATCATTCAAAAGAGCGTAAAGCAGCGTGAAGAGGCAGCGAGTCAGTATAAAGAGGGTGGCCGTGAAGACCTCTATGAAAAGGAGATGAAAGAGGCACAAATCTTAAAAAGCTACCTTCCAAAGCAACTTGGTGACGAAGAGTTAGAAGAAAAACTTAAAAACATCATAACTGAAGTTGGTGCAACTTCAATGAAAGATATTGGCAAAGTGATGGGAGTGGCTACCAAACAGCTTGCTGGTGTTGCTGATGGGAAGCGTATCAATCAAGTAGTCAAGAAGCTTCTGGGCTCTTAA
- the hypD gene encoding hydrogenase formation protein HypD — protein MAVELKDFYEKFRDPKTIKALSKAINQEAQKLDHPINIMEVCGGHTHTIMKYGLLQLLPKNIRFIHGPGCPVCIMPKERIDHAYILAMQEDVILCTLGDMIKVPGSRGSLQDARSKGADVRVVYSPLDVMKIAKENPTKKVIFFAIGFETTTPMTVALIENAMKQKISNILYHINHVTVPEVMRELIDSRDEHIDSYNNQIDAFLGPSHVSVITGSKIYEEFPTKYKRPVVVAGFEPVDVMEGVLMIIYQFLENRCEVEIQYKRSVNRNGNINAQKLIEKYFEKRELFKWRGLGNIPKSAWRLKDEYEHLDAEKLYELPKEEIEDHKLCICGDILRGMAKPTECQVFGTACTPQKPLGSCMVSSEGACAAYYKYGNLLQEVQ, from the coding sequence ATGGCAGTGGAACTTAAAGATTTTTATGAAAAATTCCGTGATCCCAAAACCATCAAAGCTTTATCAAAAGCAATCAATCAAGAAGCACAAAAACTTGATCATCCTATCAATATCATGGAAGTATGTGGAGGACATACACACACGATTATGAAGTATGGTCTTTTGCAGCTTTTGCCTAAAAATATTCGCTTCATCCATGGACCAGGATGTCCGGTCTGTATCATGCCAAAGGAGCGGATCGATCATGCCTATATTTTGGCTATGCAAGAGGATGTAATTTTATGTACTCTTGGAGATATGATTAAAGTGCCAGGAAGCAGGGGGAGCTTGCAAGATGCAAGAAGCAAAGGGGCTGATGTACGAGTTGTATATAGTCCATTGGATGTGATGAAAATTGCTAAAGAGAATCCTACGAAAAAAGTGATCTTTTTTGCTATCGGTTTTGAGACTACCACACCGATGACGGTGGCACTCATCGAGAATGCCATGAAACAAAAGATAAGTAATATTCTCTATCACATCAATCACGTTACGGTACCAGAAGTGATGAGAGAGCTGATTGATAGCCGTGATGAGCATATCGACAGCTACAACAACCAAATCGACGCGTTTTTGGGACCAAGCCATGTAAGCGTCATTACTGGTAGCAAAATCTATGAAGAGTTTCCAACGAAATATAAACGTCCTGTGGTTGTTGCTGGGTTTGAGCCAGTGGATGTAATGGAAGGTGTTTTGATGATTATTTATCAATTTTTAGAGAATCGATGTGAAGTTGAGATTCAGTATAAAAGAAGTGTGAACCGTAATGGAAATATTAATGCCCAAAAATTGATTGAAAAATATTTTGAAAAAAGAGAACTTTTCAAATGGCGGGGACTTGGAAATATCCCAAAAAGTGCATGGAGATTAAAAGATGAGTATGAACATTTGGATGCTGAAAAGCTTTATGAACTTCCCAAAGAGGAGATTGAGGATCACAAACTCTGTATCTGTGGCGATATTTTGCGTGGCATGGCAAAACCGACTGAGTGTCAGGTCTTTGGAACTGCCTGTACACCACAAAAGCCATTGGGTAGCTGCATGGTAAGCAGTGAAGGTGCTTGCGCGGCATACTACAAGTATGGCAATCTTTTGCAGGAGGTACAATGA
- a CDS encoding HypC/HybG/HupF family hydrogenase formation chaperone has translation MCLSIPSKVVSIDQEKCTAIVDTLGVQREVGIDFIADEVKVGDFVLIHIGYAMNIIDEEYAKESIALYQEIIEKMEEAEKKQLINESDNCPGDGSGT, from the coding sequence ATGTGTCTATCCATTCCAAGCAAAGTTGTAAGCATCGATCAAGAAAAGTGTACGGCGATTGTTGATACATTGGGTGTGCAAAGAGAAGTGGGAATCGATTTTATCGCCGATGAAGTCAAAGTGGGTGATTTCGTACTTATCCATATCGGTTATGCTATGAATATCATCGATGAGGAGTATGCAAAAGAGTCCATAGCTTTGTATCAAGAGATTATTGAGAAGATGGAAGAGGCTGAAAAGAAACAGCTTATCAATGAGAGTGACAACTGTCCAGGAGATGGCAGTGGAACTTAA
- a CDS encoding tyrosine-type recombinase/integrase yields the protein MKYPLDFQSTFEDTMRFWIERYIRFKLTSLSNRQVKDEEQLAAILKSLTIGTKNIDELSKLVRSARNIGLIGVNTYYKPLEKLYRFLDNLGLASMKEIDEELIVDFLSSSTSGLSDATKKNYRIAMINFFAYIDKNNDDKHIYGIELKNWGGLRGKAGQKLPAYLSEEEIKRFLDAIDSYPFRTDVAARNRALIKLIIYTGIRVSEATHLKLKDLLPQEDVYLIKITGKGNKARVVMIKKEKIDHDLQEWLAMRQCEEGLLFCNKKGTPLTQAYISRIVEKILLSCGIRKEKNGAHMLRHTFATLLYNKSKDLVLVQEALGHASLDTSRIYTHFDKERLYKAASIMDKID from the coding sequence ATGAAATATCCTCTCGATTTTCAATCTACTTTTGAAGATACAATGCGCTTTTGGATTGAGCGCTATATACGATTTAAGCTTACTTCTCTTTCTAACCGTCAGGTAAAAGATGAAGAGCAACTAGCTGCCATTTTAAAATCTTTAACTATAGGAACCAAAAATATTGATGAACTTAGTAAATTGGTTCGCAGTGCAAGAAATATAGGACTTATTGGGGTCAATACATATTATAAACCTCTTGAAAAGCTCTACAGATTTTTAGATAATCTAGGTCTTGCGAGTATGAAAGAGATCGATGAGGAGCTTATAGTAGACTTTTTGAGTTCATCCACAAGTGGCCTCAGTGATGCAACGAAAAAAAACTATCGTATAGCAATGATCAACTTCTTTGCCTATATTGATAAAAATAACGATGATAAGCATATCTATGGGATTGAGCTCAAAAACTGGGGAGGACTCAGGGGAAAAGCTGGACAAAAGCTCCCTGCGTATTTGAGCGAAGAAGAGATAAAGAGATTTTTGGATGCAATCGATAGCTACCCTTTCCGCACAGATGTTGCCGCGCGCAACAGAGCTCTCATTAAACTCATCATCTATACAGGTATTCGTGTCTCAGAAGCTACACATCTCAAACTCAAAGATCTTTTGCCCCAAGAGGATGTCTACTTGATAAAAATTACAGGCAAAGGGAATAAAGCACGAGTTGTAATGATAAAAAAAGAAAAAATCGACCACGATTTGCAAGAGTGGCTTGCTATGAGACAGTGTGAAGAGGGTTTGCTCTTTTGTAACAAAAAGGGTACTCCCCTCACCCAGGCCTATATCAGTAGGATTGTAGAGAAGATTTTACTTAGTTGCGGTATTCGCAAAGAGAAAAATGGTGCTCATATGCTGCGCCATACTTTTGCAACTTTGCTGTATAATAAAAGCAAAGATTTGGTCTTGGTACAAGAGGCTTTGGGACACGCAAGCCTTGATACATCAAGGATCTATACCCACTTTGATAAAGAGCGTCTCTACAAAGCAGCAAGCATTATGGATAAAATAGATTAA
- the trpC gene encoding indole-3-glycerol phosphate synthase TrpC, whose amino-acid sequence MILDEIIKKTKEDVEKRKKEFPLEWLGRSLAYNPFVPRPVEEALRSTPEDPYKIIAEVKKASPSKGVIKEDFDPLAIAKAYQEGGANAVSVLTEPHYFQGNIEYLTQIRRYVPMPLLRKDFIIDKYQLVEALVYGADFVLLIAKALSRKELKELLEYTWHLGMEALVEIHDKKDLIKAVFCGANIIGINHRNLETFEVDTTLSERLVPLIPKGKIIVAESGIHSHEQVKHLYDIGVDAFLIGEHFMRQDDIATAVKKIKGRA is encoded by the coding sequence TTGATACTTGATGAGATAATTAAAAAAACAAAAGAGGATGTAGAAAAGCGAAAAAAAGAGTTTCCGCTAGAGTGGTTAGGAAGGAGCCTCGCTTACAATCCTTTTGTACCACGACCTGTAGAAGAAGCTTTGCGCAGCACCCCCGAAGATCCTTACAAAATCATAGCCGAAGTGAAAAAGGCGAGTCCTAGTAAAGGAGTCATCAAAGAAGACTTCGATCCTCTTGCAATTGCCAAAGCATATCAAGAGGGTGGGGCGAATGCAGTCTCAGTCCTCACTGAACCACACTACTTCCAAGGCAATATCGAATATCTCACGCAAATACGCCGCTACGTTCCTATGCCGCTTCTTCGTAAAGATTTCATTATAGATAAGTATCAGCTCGTAGAAGCTCTCGTCTATGGAGCAGATTTTGTGCTTCTCATTGCAAAAGCACTCAGTCGCAAAGAGCTCAAAGAACTCTTGGAGTATACCTGGCATTTGGGAATGGAGGCTCTAGTAGAGATCCATGACAAAAAAGATCTCATCAAAGCTGTTTTTTGTGGTGCAAATATCATCGGTATCAATCATAGAAATCTAGAGACTTTTGAAGTCGATACTACGCTGAGTGAAAGATTGGTCCCCCTCATTCCAAAAGGCAAAATTATTGTAGCTGAGAGTGGAATACACTCACATGAGCAAGTCAAACATCTTTACGATATAGGAGTAGATGCATTTTTGATAGGGGAGCATTTCATGCGTCAAGATGATATTGCAACTGCAGTGAAAAAGATCAAAGGGAGGGCTTAA
- the hypE gene encoding hydrogenase expression/formation protein HypE: protein MKKVVTLAMGNGGIENMELIQKTIQRHLQNEHLQKAEDATALPSLTNPAFTTDSFTISPIFFPGGDIGKLAIAGSCNDLAMMGAKPKFLSLSFIIEEGFLLRDLEKIVRSMKKELSINGAAIVTGDTKVVPKGSCDGVYINVSAIGERIINSSQENITIGDKLLVSGDIARHGAAIFAGREGIELANSIESDCKSLWPIVEELIEADIEIKAMRDATRGGVAAVLNEWAMATNTTMEIEEGRFMVDEGVQGICEILGFEPFVLANEGTFMVVVDQNDAKRAQEILQKHNPHAAIVGEVSDSYPGRVTLQSEWGTKRFLDMPTGEILPRIC, encoded by the coding sequence ATGAAAAAGGTTGTTACCCTTGCTATGGGCAATGGCGGGATAGAGAATATGGAGCTGATCCAAAAAACGATCCAACGCCATTTGCAAAATGAACATCTCCAAAAGGCTGAAGATGCCACTGCTTTACCATCTTTGACAAATCCTGCTTTTACAACAGATTCCTTTACCATTTCTCCGATCTTTTTCCCTGGTGGAGATATCGGAAAATTAGCCATTGCTGGATCTTGTAACGATTTGGCTATGATGGGAGCAAAACCAAAATTTCTAAGCCTTTCTTTTATTATAGAGGAGGGATTTTTGCTGCGCGATCTTGAAAAAATTGTACGAAGTATGAAAAAAGAGCTTTCCATCAACGGTGCTGCAATTGTCACAGGTGATACAAAGGTGGTTCCAAAAGGCAGTTGCGATGGAGTCTATATAAATGTCTCTGCCATTGGAGAGAGAATTATCAACTCTTCACAAGAAAATATTACAATAGGAGACAAACTTTTAGTAAGCGGTGACATTGCAAGACATGGAGCTGCCATTTTTGCAGGTCGTGAAGGAATTGAGCTTGCGAACAGTATTGAAAGTGACTGTAAATCGTTGTGGCCAATTGTAGAAGAACTTATTGAAGCAGACATTGAGATTAAAGCTATGCGTGATGCAACACGAGGAGGAGTTGCCGCTGTTTTAAACGAGTGGGCAATGGCAACCAATACAACGATGGAGATAGAAGAGGGCAGATTTATGGTTGATGAAGGGGTACAAGGGATATGTGAGATACTTGGATTTGAACCATTTGTCTTGGCAAATGAGGGGACTTTTATGGTAGTGGTTGATCAAAATGATGCAAAGAGGGCTCAAGAGATTTTACAAAAACATAATCCTCATGCTGCGATCGTCGGAGAGGTGAGTGATTCCTATCCTGGTCGTGTAACTTTACAAAGTGAGTGGGGAACAAAACGCTTTTTGGATATGCCAACAGGGGAGATACTTCCTAGAATATGCTAA
- the dksA gene encoding RNA polymerase-binding protein DksA — MDLKYFEKLLLERKEQILKNISSADSEIENLKDSEINDEIDFANICTDNMIEFAIKSQQIQELKEIEEALQKIKNGDYGICEMCGEPIKPLRLKIKPYAKYCIICREVIEKDKNVEI, encoded by the coding sequence ATGGATTTAAAGTATTTTGAAAAACTACTACTAGAGAGAAAAGAACAAATTCTCAAAAACATATCCTCTGCTGATAGCGAAATAGAAAATCTCAAAGATAGCGAAATCAATGATGAAATCGATTTTGCCAACATCTGCACAGATAATATGATTGAATTTGCTATCAAATCACAACAGATTCAAGAACTTAAAGAGATAGAAGAAGCTCTACAAAAGATTAAAAATGGTGACTATGGGATCTGTGAGATGTGCGGAGAGCCAATTAAGCCACTTCGCCTCAAAATTAAGCCCTATGCAAAGTACTGTATAATTTGTCGAGAGGTTATCGAAAAAGATAAGAATGTCGAAATATAA
- a CDS encoding flagellar motor protein MotB, which translates to MARKKEQECPSIPGWLVSFGDLMSLLLTFFILLYAMSTVDVTKALKFLSYFQGEPNFKQLKINVVPPIVPFSTDVVTKIKKRIKKILPSHAFQMSVTSKYALVRLFNDIMFEDDGYTLTPKAKEALNQIAQVLKNIQNKQKFHIKVVGHAFIEDPENLPPDVQDAWDLSIKRAEAVAMYLMQKGVDPAKFYLTGYGDTKPLYTWNNPMLKRRNNRVEIYIEVEKKVAP; encoded by the coding sequence ATGGCTAGAAAGAAAGAGCAAGAGTGTCCTAGTATTCCTGGGTGGCTAGTTAGTTTTGGTGACTTGATGTCGCTACTGTTGACATTTTTTATTTTGCTTTACGCTATGAGTACTGTTGATGTCACAAAAGCATTGAAATTTCTCTCATATTTTCAAGGCGAACCAAACTTTAAACAACTCAAAATCAATGTCGTTCCACCAATTGTGCCGTTTTCGACTGATGTAGTTACAAAGATTAAAAAACGCATCAAAAAGATTCTCCCTTCTCATGCCTTTCAGATGAGCGTAACAAGCAAATATGCACTTGTAAGACTCTTTAATGATATAATGTTTGAGGATGATGGCTACACTCTCACACCAAAAGCCAAAGAGGCACTCAATCAGATTGCACAAGTTTTAAAAAACATACAAAATAAGCAAAAATTTCATATTAAGGTAGTAGGGCATGCTTTTATAGAAGATCCTGAGAACCTTCCACCAGATGTGCAAGATGCTTGGGATCTTTCTATTAAAAGAGCAGAAGCTGTAGCTATGTATCTCATGCAAAAAGGGGTAGACCCTGCAAAATTTTATCTAACCGGATATGGGGATACAAAACCTCTCTATACTTGGAACAATCCAATGCTCAAACGTAGAAATAATAGAGTAGAAATTTATATAGAAGTAGAGAAAAAGGTAGCGCCTTAA
- a CDS encoding TetR/AcrR family transcriptional regulator yields the protein MTADVEKISKPNTTKDKILTAAIELMAEGGYSGASMRKIARKVGIRESAIYNHFKNKDEIFQTIMQQLFSNPFEDFFQKKPIEEYAPKGKRYLYEYAATIKLLTFDPKNEKLFRIILAELLHNKDVRKLFLKYFYDENIKQLSKAFFIMMQNGLIRSADPMLMAQEFFAPFLYWRIDITLLRIDEESTQHLSTIFEKHVDFFWENVAL from the coding sequence ATGACAGCGGATGTTGAAAAAATATCAAAGCCAAACACTACTAAAGATAAGATATTAACAGCTGCTATTGAACTTATGGCTGAAGGTGGGTATAGTGGTGCATCAATGCGCAAAATTGCGCGTAAAGTCGGCATACGTGAAAGTGCAATTTATAACCATTTTAAAAACAAAGATGAGATCTTTCAAACCATCATGCAGCAGCTCTTTTCCAACCCTTTTGAAGATTTTTTCCAAAAAAAACCGATTGAAGAGTATGCTCCAAAAGGAAAGAGGTATCTCTATGAATATGCAGCAACAATCAAGCTATTAACATTTGATCCAAAGAATGAGAAACTCTTTCGCATTATCCTAGCAGAACTCTTACACAATAAAGATGTAAGAAAACTCTTTTTGAAGTATTTTTATGATGAGAATATCAAGCAGCTCTCAAAAGCCTTCTTTATTATGATGCAAAATGGCCTTATTCGCTCAGCAGATCCTATGCTTATGGCACAAGAGTTTTTTGCACCATTTTTATACTGGAGAATCGATATTACCCTCTTACGCATCGATGAAGAATCAACGCAGCATCTCTCTACGATTTTTGAAAAACATGTAGATTTTTTTTGGGAAAATGTAGCTTTATAG
- a CDS encoding flagellar motor protein MotB produces MARKKKQECASIPGWLVSFGDLMSLLLTFFILLYSMSTVSVEKFYQSIRGLTEAFGGRKMLQESRTLVKNKVELNFDKMYPRIKKKKRLLATLNELNQMLNRSGIEAEVIDHGTKVILRMASDKIFQPGSAMPTKEAMAYFLTLCERLKESGFHLNIIGYTDNTPIHSSQFKNNWELSIYRALNVLRLFVKCGYDKRLISAAGRGEYDPIAPNDTPQNRAKNRRVEIVIDVAGIG; encoded by the coding sequence ATGGCACGAAAAAAGAAGCAAGAGTGTGCCAGCATCCCTGGCTGGCTAGTCAGCTTTGGGGATTTGATGTCTTTGCTTTTAACTTTTTTCATACTCCTTTACTCTATGAGTACCGTTTCAGTAGAAAAATTTTATCAATCGATTAGAGGTCTCACCGAAGCTTTTGGTGGTCGCAAAATGTTACAAGAATCTAGAACGTTAGTCAAGAACAAAGTAGAACTCAACTTCGATAAGATGTATCCCCGTATAAAAAAGAAAAAGAGACTCCTTGCAACCCTCAATGAACTCAATCAAATGCTCAATAGATCAGGTATTGAAGCGGAAGTGATTGATCATGGAACCAAGGTAATTTTGCGTATGGCAAGCGATAAAATCTTCCAACCAGGAAGTGCAATGCCAACAAAAGAGGCAATGGCATACTTCCTCACACTCTGTGAACGACTCAAAGAGAGCGGATTTCACTTAAATATAATCGGCTATACAGACAACACACCAATCCATTCGTCACAATTTAAGAACAACTGGGAGCTTTCTATATATAGGGCTCTCAATGTCTTAAGACTCTTCGTAAAGTGCGGATACGACAAACGTCTCATAAGTGCAGCTGGAAGAGGGGAGTATGATCCAATCGCTCCCAATGATACACCGCAAAATAGGGCAAAAAACAGGCGTGTCGAGATCGTAATCGATGTAGCAGGAATAGGGTAG
- a CDS encoding motility protein A, with translation MDLGTLIGLGGAWLLIIISIIIGGSPGAFINAPSLLIVVGGGFAASLAAFPLKDFLRGVKAIGKVFKPKLPDPIELIEFLVSITKKARKEGILALEGDIDKFYEKDKILGNMMRMLIDGQSVEEIESNFENAIAQEDQQLDTEIKVWDSLGELFPALGMIGTLIGLIQMLQNLSDPAALGPGMAVAMITTLYGAILANILCIPVSKKLKYYKDLLLLYKESYIITVKSIEKGVNPNSLQQQLSALFGVEVAG, from the coding sequence ATGGATTTAGGGACTCTGATCGGTTTAGGTGGTGCATGGTTACTCATAATTATCTCTATCATTATTGGTGGAAGCCCTGGTGCTTTTATCAATGCTCCTTCACTTCTCATCGTCGTTGGTGGTGGTTTTGCGGCTTCTTTGGCTGCTTTTCCTCTCAAAGATTTCTTACGCGGTGTCAAAGCCATCGGAAAAGTATTCAAACCTAAACTCCCTGATCCTATCGAACTAATCGAATTTCTCGTCTCAATCACTAAAAAAGCTAGAAAAGAGGGAATTTTAGCCCTTGAAGGCGATATCGATAAGTTTTATGAAAAAGATAAGATTCTTGGCAACATGATGCGTATGCTCATCGATGGACAAAGTGTAGAAGAGATAGAATCAAACTTTGAAAATGCAATTGCACAAGAAGATCAGCAGCTCGATACTGAGATCAAAGTGTGGGATTCACTAGGCGAACTCTTTCCAGCTCTAGGGATGATAGGTACTCTTATCGGACTTATCCAGATGCTCCAAAACCTCTCAGACCCTGCTGCTCTTGGTCCTGGTATGGCAGTAGCTATGATTACGACACTCTATGGTGCAATACTTGCAAACATTTTATGTATTCCCGTCTCCAAAAAGCTCAAATACTACAAAGACCTTCTACTACTTTATAAAGAATCGTATATTATTACAGTCAAGAGCATAGAAAAAGGTGTCAATCCAAACTCTTTGCAGCAACAACTCTCAGCGCTCTTTGGAGTGGAAGTAGCAGGATAG
- a CDS encoding enoyl-CoA hydratase-related protein, translating to MSVEYAINEETMIEGADLFAPDLILATYLTKKIPKEVFTKYPTFIIHPGPFGDRGAYALDNAILNNMKEWGVSILEADEEFDAGAVWGHRNFSLPEHATKGYLYRTVVSDLAIELVDELIEKLKSNKKPLTNPKKPLHPKVTQSIRAIEWNKDSSETIIQKLNASDNYPGIKDRFFDCEVYLFGAVKEQTGLEKKEAKPKEILAKRDGAVLVKTIDGAVWIQKMTEIKNGIRQIKLPSTYVLKDRLKGIKEERISLYVDPDLPTFKEITFYKKQNVGFLAFDFYNGAMSSEQCIRLKYAIETLRDEVDVLVLMGGEQFFSNGIHLTILEDSKKQGEDGWSNINAMNNLIKTILFSDDILTITAFRANAGAGGVFLGIAGDFVFAKSSIVLNPHYRTIGLSGSEYHTYTLPRRVGKEIAQKLLDEALPLNAQEAKSIGLIDEVFKNFQEVESYALQLAQDEERFYELLDQKRDRLEQDKEYIQECVENELEKMYPQFWDPKSDFHKLRHNFVYKICPTQTPLRIAKHRRVNA from the coding sequence GTGAGTGTCGAGTATGCTATCAATGAAGAGACGATGATTGAAGGTGCAGATCTTTTTGCTCCAGATCTCATTTTAGCCACCTATCTTACAAAAAAGATCCCAAAAGAAGTTTTTACCAAATACCCAACCTTTATTATCCATCCTGGTCCCTTCGGAGATAGAGGTGCCTATGCACTCGATAATGCCATATTAAATAATATGAAAGAATGGGGCGTATCTATTTTGGAAGCTGATGAGGAGTTTGATGCAGGAGCCGTATGGGGACACAGAAACTTCTCTTTGCCCGAACATGCAACGAAAGGGTATCTGTATCGAACAGTAGTGAGCGATTTGGCTATCGAGCTAGTTGATGAGCTGATTGAGAAACTAAAATCTAATAAAAAACCTTTAACAAATCCGAAAAAACCTTTGCATCCAAAAGTGACACAAAGCATAAGAGCAATTGAATGGAACAAAGACTCTAGCGAAACGATCATACAAAAACTCAATGCATCCGATAACTATCCAGGTATCAAAGATCGATTTTTCGATTGTGAAGTTTATCTTTTTGGAGCAGTAAAAGAGCAGACTGGGCTTGAGAAAAAAGAAGCAAAACCGAAAGAGATTTTGGCAAAACGAGATGGTGCAGTGTTGGTTAAAACGATCGATGGTGCCGTTTGGATCCAGAAAATGACAGAGATTAAAAATGGTATTCGACAAATCAAACTCCCCTCAACCTATGTCCTAAAAGATCGTCTTAAAGGGATCAAAGAAGAGCGCATTTCTTTGTATGTGGATCCAGATTTGCCGACATTTAAAGAGATTACCTTTTATAAAAAACAAAATGTAGGCTTTTTGGCATTTGATTTCTATAATGGCGCTATGAGTAGTGAGCAGTGTATTCGTCTGAAATATGCGATAGAAACATTAAGGGATGAAGTGGATGTTCTTGTTTTAATGGGTGGCGAGCAGTTTTTTAGCAATGGGATTCACTTGACGATTTTGGAAGATAGCAAAAAACAAGGTGAGGATGGTTGGAGCAATATCAACGCTATGAATAATCTCATTAAGACGATTCTTTTTAGCGATGATATTTTAACAATCACTGCATTTAGGGCAAATGCAGGAGCAGGGGGCGTATTTTTGGGGATTGCAGGAGACTTTGTTTTTGCTAAAAGCAGCATCGTACTAAACCCGCACTACAGAACGATAGGACTTAGCGGCAGTGAATATCATACTTATACACTACCACGAAGAGTTGGGAAAGAGATAGCACAGAAGCTTTTGGATGAAGCCTTGCCTCTCAATGCACAAGAAGCCAAAAGTATTGGTCTTATTGATGAAGTTTTCAAAAATTTTCAAGAGGTTGAATCATATGCATTGCAACTGGCACAAGATGAAGAGCGATTTTATGAACTACTTGATCAAAAGAGAGACCGGCTAGAGCAGGATAAAGAGTATATTCAAGAGTGCGTAGAAAATGAACTTGAGAAAATGTATCCTCAGTTTTGGGATCCAAAAAGTGATTTTCACAAACTGCGCCACAATTTTGTCTATAAAATATGCCCTACACAAACGCCTCTAAGAATTGCAAAACATAGGAGAGTAAATGCATGA
- a CDS encoding chorismate mutase produces the protein MDVKECQSLDEVRKEIDKIDEEIVRLIAKRSKYVKQAAKFKESIEDIKSEERINDVLSHVRHLAATLGISPNLVADIFKILIDKMVEMEIEEFKNGGAY, from the coding sequence ATGGATGTCAAAGAGTGTCAAAGTCTAGATGAAGTAAGAAAAGAGATTGATAAGATTGATGAGGAGATAGTCAGACTCATTGCAAAACGAAGCAAGTATGTTAAACAGGCTGCTAAGTTTAAAGAGAGCATCGAAGATATAAAGAGTGAAGAACGTATCAACGATGTTCTTTCACATGTGCGCCATCTTGCAGCAACTCTTGGGATTTCACCAAACCTTGTAGCTGATATTTTCAAGATTCTTATTGATAAAATGGTGGAGATGGAGATAGAAGAGTTTAAAAACGGTGGTGCTTATTAA